In the Sandaracinus amylolyticus genome, TGCGCGCTTGTTACCGCACGCACCTCGGCATCGCGCCCGCGTTGCTGCCGGCGTGGCTCCGCGCGGTGTCGCGCCGTCTCGACGCGAGCGCGGAGCTCTCGACGAACGCGCTGATCGCGTCGTGCCTCGAGGAGCTCGGCGTCGCGGCCGACGCGTGGCACGACCACGTCGCGCGCGTGCTGCTCGAGCTGCCGGGCTGGAGCGGGATGGTCGCGCGCCTCGAGCGCGTGGAGCGCGACGCGCGGGTGTCGCTGCGCGAGCTGCTGGCGATCCGTCTGGTGCTCGACGTCGAGTGCCTGCGCGAGTCGGCACGGGCGCTCGGGCATCGCGGCGCGCTCGCGCGCCTGCCCGACACGGTGCGGCGCACCTGGAAGAACGACGAGCGTCGGCACGCGCACGACGAGGCGTGGCGGCTCTTCCAGCTCTGCCAGCTCGCAGGGATCGCGGCGCCCGCGCTGCTGCTCGCCGGTGCCGATCACGCGGCGCGCATGGTCGCCGCGCTCGACGACTTCGACGCGATGACGCGACGCCGCGTGCTGCACGAAGCGTTCGAGCACCAGCACGCGCGCGAGGTGCTCGGCGCGCTCGCCGACAACGCGGCACGCCCCGCGGATCCCGCGTTCGGCGCGCCGCGATTCCAGCTCGCGTTCTGCATCGACGATCGCGAAGAAGGGATCCGCCGGCACTTCGAGGCGCTGGGGCCCGATCACCTGACGTTCAGCGTCGCCGGGTTCTTCGGGGTCGCGATGCAGTACCGCGGGCTCGACGATCCCACGGTCACCGCGCTCTGCCCGGTGGTCGTGCGGCCCTCGCATCGCGTCGAGGAGCATCCGCTCGCGGAGCACGCGCCCGCGTCCGAGCGGCGCCGCCGGCTGCGCGCGTGGATGGCGTGGCTGCGCCACGAGATCGGCGACGCGTCGCGCTCGATGACGCGCGGCGCGGCGCTGACGCCGCTCGTGGGTCTGATCGCGGCGCTGCCGCTCGCGGCGCGGGTGCTCTTCCCGCGGCTCGCGCACCGCGCCGTGGAGGCGTTCGAGCGCTGGCTCCTGCCCGGGCCGCGCACCGCGCTCGCCCTCCAGCAGGAGCACCACCACCACGAGCACGATCCCGCGGCGCACGCGCTCGGGTTCACGCTCGCCGAGCGCACCGATCGCGTCGCGGGGACGCTGACGAACCTCGGGCTCACCCGCGGCTTCGCACCGCTCGTGGTGCTGCTCGGGCACGGCGCGACGACGGTGAACAACCCGCACCACTCCGCGTACGACTGCGGCGCGTGCGGCGGTCGCAACGGCGGGCCCAACGCGCGCGCCTTCGCTGCGATGGCGAACGAGCCCGCGGTGCGCGAGGCGCTGCGTGCGCGCGGCATCGACATCCCGATGGGCACGTGGTTCCTCGGCGGCCTGCACGACACCACGACCGACGGCATCACGATCTTCGATCTCGATCTCGTACCGGCGTCGCTCGCGCGAGAGCTCGAGGTGCTGCAGCGCGATCTCGACACCGCGCGCGCACACTCGGCGCACGAGCGCTGCCGCCGCTTCGAGCACGCGCCGGTGCAGCTCGACCCCGCGACCGCGCTCGCGCACGTCGAGGAGCGCGCGGTCGATCTCAGCCAGGCGCGCCCCGAGCTCGGGCACGCGACCAACGCCGCGTGCATCGTGGGGCGTCGCGCGCTGAGCCGCGGGCTCTTCCTCGATCGCCGCGCGTTCCTCGTCTCCTACGACCCGACGGAGGACGATGCGCGCGGCACCGTGCTCGAGCGGATCCTCGCCGCGGTCGTGCCGGTCGGCGCGGGCATCAGCCTCGAATACTACTTCTCGACGGTCGACGACGAGCGCTGGGGCGCGGGCACGAAGCTGCCGCACAACCTCGCGGGCCTCCTCGGCGTGATGGAGGGCACGAGCGGCGATCTGCGCACCGGGCTGCCGCGGCAGATGATCGAGGTGCACGAGCCGGTGCGCCTGCTCTGCGTGATCGAGGCGAGCCCCGACGTCGTGCTCGGCATCGCGGCGCGGCAGCCCGAGGTGAAGGAGCTCGTGACGCGAGGCTGGGTGCGGCTCGCGTGCATGGATCCGAAGACGCACGCAATCTCGTATCTGGGCCCCGATGGGTTCGCGCCGTTCGAGAGCGACGCGGGCGCGCTGCCGGTGGTGGAGCGAGCGATGGACTGGTACCAGGGACGGAGCGGCTTCGTGCCGCCGGCGCGCATCGAGCGCGCGAACGCAGCGTGAGGAGCGTGATGCACTCGTTCGCTCCTTCGGTCTCCGAGCTCCACGTCGTGCTCGGGCTGGTCGTCGCGCTCCCCGCGATCACCGGTCTCGTCCTCGGTGTCGCGATGCTCGCGCGGCGCACGCCGAGCGAGGCCGCGATCGGACGCCTCGTGTCGTGGGCGATCGGGCTCTCGACCGCGCTCTCGGTCGCGCTGACGGGATCGTGGATCGCGCTCGGCGCGCGGGCGCGCGACGTGCACCTCGCGACGTGGTTCGCGGTGCCCGGTCACGCGTTCACGATCGGCGCGCTGCTCGACGGGCTCTCGCTGACGATGACGCTCGTCACGAACGTCATCTGCTTCCTCGTCGCGCGCTTCTCGATTCGCTACCTCCACCGCGAGCCCGGGTATGCGCGCTTCTTCCTGCTGCTCTGCGTGTTCACCACCGGCATGCACGTGCTCGTGCTCGCGGGGAGCTACGACCTGCTCTTCGTCGGATGGGAGCTGGTCGGGCTCGCGTCGGTGCTGCTGATCGCGTTCTTCTCGCATCGCAGCGGCCCGGTGCGCGGCGCCGTGCGCGCGATGATCACGTACCGCGTCGGCGACGTCGGTCTGCTCGTCGCGGGCATCCTGCTCCATCAGGCCGCGGGCTCCGCGGAGTTCGCCGATGCGTTCGCGGGCGGCGCGCAGGACCTCCACCACGCGCACGGCATCGCGAGCGCGACCACGATCGGGCTCGTGCTGCTCGTCGCGGTGCTCGGGAAGTCGGCGCAGCTGCCGCTCGGCGGATGGCTGCCGCGCGCGATGGAGGGACCGACACCCTCGAGCGCGCTGTTCTACGGCGCGCTCTCGGTGCACGCCGGCGTGTACCTGCTCCTGCGCTCCGCGCCGCTCCTCGAGGCCTCGCCCGTCGCGTCGGCCGCGGTCGCGATCGTCGGCGCGCTCAGCGCGGTGCACGCGACGATGGTCGCGCGCACCCAGAGCGACGCGAAGAGCCTGCTCGCCTACGCGACGATCACCCAGGTCGGCCTGATGCTCGTCGAGATCGGGCTGCACCTTTGGACCTGGGCGCTCGTGCACATGGTCGCGCATGCGTTCCTGCGTCTCCTGCAGCTGCTGCGCACGCCCTCGGCGCTGCGCGACGCACAGGAGATCCGCGCGGCGCTCGCCGCGACGCCGACGCCCCGCCCGAGCCTCTGGGCGCGCGTGTTGCCGGCGCCGACGCTCGCGTGGCTGCAGCACCTCTCGATGCGTCGCTTCTTCGTCGACGAGATCCTCGAGCGCTTCGTGGTGGAGCCGGTGATGCGCGCGTCGCGCGCGCTCGATCGCGTCGAGCGACACGGCGTCGCGGCCCTGAGCGGGTGGACGCGCACCAGCGCCGAGCGCGCGCACGTCGAGCCGGCGCGCGCGCGGGTGTCGACCAGCCCGCGCTCGCACGAGGAGACCCTGCCGTGAGCGCGCCCCTGCTGACGATCCTGGTCGCACTGCCCGCGGTGGGCGCCCTCGCGCTGCGCGCGATCCGCGACGACCGCTCGGCGCGCGTCGCGTCGATCGTGGTGGCCGGCGCGACGTTCGCGCTCGCATCGGCGGTCGCCCTCTCCTTCGCGGACGCGCGCGGCGCGCACCTCGTCGAGCTCGGCCCGATCCTGCCCCTGGTCGGCGCGCGCTGGCACCTCGGCGTCGACGGGCTCGCGGCGCCCTTCCTGCCACTCGCGTCGCTGCTCGCGCTCGGCGTGCTGGTCGCTGCGCCGCGCGAGGAGACGGGCCGCGCATCGTCGGCCGCAGTGCTCCTCACGCTCTCGATGACGCTGGGCGTGTACCTCGCGCTCGATCTGCTCCTGCTCACCGCGTTCTGGATCGCGTGCCTCGTGCCGGGCGCGATGGAGCTGCACCGCGCGCGGCGCGCCGACGTGCGCGTGGAGCTCGCGCGCATGATCGACGTGTACCTCGTGCTCGGCTCGCTGCCGATCGTGGCGGCTGCGATCGTGATCGGCGTGTCGCGCGCGAGCGCGGGCATCGAGCTGCCCTTCGATCTCGCGAACGCGTCCGCCGCGCCGATGCCGTCCTCGGGGCAGCATCTCGTATTCGTGCTGCTCGCGCTCGCGGTGCTGATCCGCAAGGCGATCACGCCGTTCCACTCGTGGATGCCGGTGCTGATCGAGCGCGGTCCGATCGGCATCGCGACGATGATCGCGGGCACGCACCTCGGCGCGTTCCTGGTCGCGCGGCTGATGATCCCGCTCCTCCCCGAGGCGGCGGGCGCGGATCTGCCGCTGCTCGCGGGGCTCGCGCTGGTGAGCGCGCTCTACAACGCGTTCGTCGCGCTCTCGCAGCACGACATGCGGCGCATGCTCGGCTTCGTGGTGACGAGCCAGCTCGGCCTCGTGCTGGTGGGCCTCGCCGAGGTCGACTCGAACAGCGTGCACGGCGCGATGCTGCAGATGGTCGCGGTCGCGATCACCACGGCGGGCATGTTGGTGATCGCGGGCGCGATCGGCGCGCGCTGCGGGACGACCGACATGCGGCGCCTGGGCGGGCTCTCGAGCCGCTTCCC is a window encoding:
- a CDS encoding YbcC family protein produces the protein MSAPPRPLADLDTLLDDALEHAAHLLPAQAPIGDFIHHNTLHALQHLEFHDALATAHETHDAEGYLAEDAYRKAWREGRIEDRDVEHALAMRARTVPDERLSLISRRELERLVLRHGVDAASPQGLRWASDELGVTRRFRDDVPSDVRARVIATTKSWLGSLEARDEAAIDRVLAPVARIGAIRDTLAGDPEGAAVETLWAACRALAPVGEPREREALLARVGHDRTLRDLMVAIGAPDPAIPANGELVRFLSAFLDQGMARWPMPHRDAGLRACYRTHLGIAPALLPAWLRAVSRRLDASAELSTNALIASCLEELGVAADAWHDHVARVLLELPGWSGMVARLERVERDARVSLRELLAIRLVLDVECLRESARALGHRGALARLPDTVRRTWKNDERRHAHDEAWRLFQLCQLAGIAAPALLLAGADHAARMVAALDDFDAMTRRRVLHEAFEHQHAREVLGALADNAARPADPAFGAPRFQLAFCIDDREEGIRRHFEALGPDHLTFSVAGFFGVAMQYRGLDDPTVTALCPVVVRPSHRVEEHPLAEHAPASERRRRLRAWMAWLRHEIGDASRSMTRGAALTPLVGLIAALPLAARVLFPRLAHRAVEAFERWLLPGPRTALALQQEHHHHEHDPAAHALGFTLAERTDRVAGTLTNLGLTRGFAPLVVLLGHGATTVNNPHHSAYDCGACGGRNGGPNARAFAAMANEPAVREALRARGIDIPMGTWFLGGLHDTTTDGITIFDLDLVPASLARELEVLQRDLDTARAHSAHERCRRFEHAPVQLDPATALAHVEERAVDLSQARPELGHATNAACIVGRRALSRGLFLDRRAFLVSYDPTEDDARGTVLERILAAVVPVGAGISLEYYFSTVDDERWGAGTKLPHNLAGLLGVMEGTSGDLRTGLPRQMIEVHEPVRLLCVIEASPDVVLGIAARQPEVKELVTRGWVRLACMDPKTHAISYLGPDGFAPFESDAGALPVVERAMDWYQGRSGFVPPARIERANAA
- a CDS encoding NADH-quinone oxidoreductase subunit L, with amino-acid sequence MHSFAPSVSELHVVLGLVVALPAITGLVLGVAMLARRTPSEAAIGRLVSWAIGLSTALSVALTGSWIALGARARDVHLATWFAVPGHAFTIGALLDGLSLTMTLVTNVICFLVARFSIRYLHREPGYARFFLLLCVFTTGMHVLVLAGSYDLLFVGWELVGLASVLLIAFFSHRSGPVRGAVRAMITYRVGDVGLLVAGILLHQAAGSAEFADAFAGGAQDLHHAHGIASATTIGLVLLVAVLGKSAQLPLGGWLPRAMEGPTPSSALFYGALSVHAGVYLLLRSAPLLEASPVASAAVAIVGALSAVHATMVARTQSDAKSLLAYATITQVGLMLVEIGLHLWTWALVHMVAHAFLRLLQLLRTPSALRDAQEIRAALAATPTPRPSLWARVLPAPTLAWLQHLSMRRFFVDEILERFVVEPVMRASRALDRVERHGVAALSGWTRTSAERAHVEPARARVSTSPRSHEETLP
- a CDS encoding complex I subunit 4 family protein produces the protein MSAPLLTILVALPAVGALALRAIRDDRSARVASIVVAGATFALASAVALSFADARGAHLVELGPILPLVGARWHLGVDGLAAPFLPLASLLALGVLVAAPREETGRASSAAVLLTLSMTLGVYLALDLLLLTAFWIACLVPGAMELHRARRADVRVELARMIDVYLVLGSLPIVAAAIVIGVSRASAGIELPFDLANASAAPMPSSGQHLVFVLLALAVLIRKAITPFHSWMPVLIERGPIGIATMIAGTHLGAFLVARLMIPLLPEAAGADLPLLAGLALVSALYNAFVALSQHDMRRMLGFVVTSQLGLVLVGLAEVDSNSVHGAMLQMVAVAITTAGMLVIAGAIGARCGTTDMRRLGGLSSRFPSMAAAFFLLALAAIGLPGSLQYVAEDLLLHGLLDGHPFVATVLLVVTVLNGITLLRAFFTTFYGPAREPRLVGAEVRDLVARERLVVLAAIAIGLVSGLAPAPLLQVRAEAVRALAIAPAAHHATTIDAPH